The following coding sequences lie in one Porphyromonas asaccharolytica DSM 20707 genomic window:
- a CDS encoding IS3 family transposase, producing the protein MRQLESAKERDQKLSITYLCQLLEVSRKGYYKHTFTEQDEDVKVASVLHYCQYVRGQLPKAGVDTIQQCANEYFKGTFQVGRDWLYKVLGANDMLLRSRKRKRPPQTTKGVVNHGFQDHLNTTPKYIATDHCRLTVSDITYVKCLGGFAYLSLTMDAYSRIITGFDLQPTLSTEGPYNALRQTVDFYQKHGFDLKGLIFHSDRGCQYVSKQMTDYEASLGIVTSVTQTGNPLHNAMAERLNGIIKNDWLYNFEDKPIDQVREILSQTIALYNTARPHRAINKKTPMQMLIPNYPNPLTTQPSKNQIAKNNSPKALSLKSPSSCRLTPNKDLSLCTSAVKTTTSRVP; encoded by the coding sequence GTGAGACAGCTTGAGTCCGCCAAAGAGAGAGATCAAAAGCTCTCCATAACCTACCTTTGTCAGCTGTTAGAAGTCAGCCGCAAAGGCTACTACAAGCACACCTTCACCGAGCAAGACGAAGATGTCAAAGTAGCTTCCGTCCTACACTATTGCCAGTATGTGCGCGGTCAGCTCCCCAAAGCAGGCGTAGACACCATCCAGCAGTGTGCCAACGAATACTTCAAAGGGACCTTCCAAGTAGGTCGAGACTGGCTCTACAAAGTGTTAGGAGCCAACGATATGCTACTAAGAAGTCGCAAGCGCAAGCGTCCACCCCAGACGACCAAGGGAGTGGTCAATCACGGCTTCCAAGACCACCTGAACACCACCCCTAAGTACATAGCCACCGACCATTGCCGGCTCACCGTCTCAGACATAACCTACGTCAAATGTTTAGGGGGCTTCGCATATCTCTCCCTGACGATGGACGCTTATAGCCGCATCATCACCGGCTTTGACCTGCAGCCCACGCTCTCCACAGAGGGTCCCTACAACGCACTAAGACAGACCGTTGACTTCTATCAGAAGCATGGCTTTGACCTCAAAGGGCTCATCTTCCATAGCGACCGAGGCTGTCAATATGTCTCCAAGCAGATGACGGACTACGAGGCCAGCCTAGGCATCGTAACCAGCGTCACCCAGACCGGAAACCCCCTTCACAACGCTATGGCTGAGCGACTTAACGGGATCATCAAGAACGACTGGCTTTACAACTTCGAGGATAAGCCCATAGATCAAGTTCGAGAGATCCTCTCTCAAACGATTGCTCTCTATAACACAGCGCGACCTCATCGAGCCATCAACAAGAAGACTCCGATGCAGATGCTCATACCAAATTACCCCAACCCTCTAACCACCCAACCCTCTAAGAACCAGATAGCTAAGAACAATTCTCCCAAAGCTCTGAGCCTCAAATCTCCGAGCTCATGCCGCTTAACTCCCAACAAAGACCTATCTTTGTGTACCTCCGCAGTAAAGACGACGACAAGTCGTGTACCCTAG
- a CDS encoding C10 family peptidase gives MNSLQIRWRHLLALSLILLCSVSALFARPLSEREARHLAEQFFHQVAYAHKVLAPAQQPLSLVSAPIRQSAGVELRTLSGDKARYYYIYNRGSNAGFVIIAGDDELTPYIGYATTGQVLEQDMPEQLRAFLKACQERIDELTSSVGLRSSLRPTPLTATEPAQIAPLLGNIQWNQSAPWNNQTPTDNQGEHMPVGCVATAYTQVMRYYQWPTQGEGSFSYTEERSNRQHSVDYGATTYDWAHMPERYNDPSSATSEETQALSTLAYHAGVAVEMMYAPSGSGSYTPLVARALADHFRYDKRVSFKSRSNYTQSSWEQMLRAELIAARPVVYSGTGSGGGHAFVCDGYDMEGLFHINWGWGGMSDGYFNLNYLVPSDLGIGGGAGGGFSLGQGAVIGIKPDRTGTSQRTASSVVTTWRFSMRFDEGTLDATANYEVFLADDATPYDDLITYGVTRLGSADTTYLDQYALNAHIETLYNGANVESQRLQLSRYINEGTWDFFLAYRAKDAAGSASWRPCGQHERAKDQYRRTFTISRESDGSYTVTEDASSNQSKLEFVAGSDQNRIVGYEKSQVSLQLRNTGRFEYFNQLYLFARKAGENQYQPLLNILPAIEAGGQERVTFDIDRFPYGSGDVELEVGYFVGGSFTSVWSNTVSIQPATEVRTAYVLSSDQPVTANLSTGDLSQIRIRNVGTTTPSSQGRFFYRWELSKGDNKQSTRWTKTTSIPAGDEVTFTPNLKDELRYINAKVGDELTLTATFIEVNDEGSPIGLIPMLEQGSLAVTCTKDLIVGDGVITMTTAKPVGESIKLYYDADGDVSIEGAEGTPRPSDFVDYKLTNQQVTMRGDITALYCFENRLTDLDVSQCSSLSVLLCIANEIKGKSMLQLVNSLPDRTGLENGLFVVYSDGSLGPDDNVCLNSDVAIARAKNWEVAQAVWENGKLKLYRYDGEDPTKTFAVTLTKDGEGTLTAIGADDLNAVPYGTELTVEATPAEGYVLTALTANGKDILATKKLIVRKDTEIKATFAKGDGVITMTTAKSVGESIRLAYSAYGDVSIEGAEGTPRPNYYYVEYALTNQQITLRGYITELDCSTQLLTDLDVSQCSSLRFLFCSANEIKGESMRQLVNSLPDRTGLEGGIFVVYSDGSLGPEGNVCLKSDVAIARAKNWEANLARVENGRLYLSSYDGVDPTKTFAVTFAKVGKGTLIATGADDLNAVPYGTELTVEATPAEGYELTALTAYGEDILATKKLTVREDTEIKATFTKVGDGVITMTTAKSVGTSIRLAYWADSDVSIGGAIGDHRSSISVDLTLTNQQVTMRGNITTLYCNANRLTDIDVSQCSSLTTLLCYVNEIKGKSMLQLVNSLPDRTGLENGFIIVSSDGSLGSEGNVCLKSDVAIARAKNWVVGLATVENGKLEVYRYDGEDPTKTFAVTLTQSDNGTISATGADDLNAVLESTELTITDSPKRGYELIALTANGEDILATKKLSVREDTEIKATFAKKKNYTVTFTKEGEGTLTATGADDLNAVPYGTELTVEAAPAEGYELTALTANGEDILATKKLSVREDTEIKATFTKKSYTVTFTKEGEGTLTATGADDLNAVPYGTELTVEAAPAEGYELTALTANGEDILSSKKFTVKETVEVKATFTKKTFAVTFTKEGEGTLTATGADDLNAVPYGTELTVEAAPAEGYELTALTANGKDILSSKKFTVQGATEVKATFTKKTFAVTFDKEGEGTITATGASDLNAVAYGTELTINATPATGYELTALTANGTDILATKKIVVTDNVTVKATFEKKTFAVTLTSNEHGEITIVEPVDLKAVPYGTTLTVKATGKNAQCVLTELTANGEDILATKSFVVTDVTEVKATFVDHTGVETTVTQQVKLYPNPATDYVIVEGIAPASEVTLHSMTGELLCAMQADAEGHLQIDLTALSDGVYLLVGTGWQERLVVKK, from the coding sequence ATGAACTCTCTACAAATTCGTTGGCGACATTTGCTTGCCCTCTCGCTCATACTACTCTGTAGTGTGAGTGCGCTCTTTGCTCGGCCTCTGAGCGAGCGTGAAGCTCGACACCTCGCCGAGCAGTTTTTCCATCAAGTTGCCTATGCACATAAGGTGTTGGCTCCTGCGCAACAACCGCTCAGTCTCGTATCAGCTCCGATACGTCAGAGTGCTGGTGTAGAGCTACGCACCCTATCGGGCGACAAGGCTCGCTACTACTATATTTATAATAGAGGTAGCAATGCTGGCTTCGTCATCATCGCTGGTGATGATGAGCTGACACCCTATATCGGCTACGCTACGACTGGACAAGTCCTTGAGCAGGATATGCCCGAACAGCTCCGAGCCTTTCTCAAGGCTTGTCAGGAGCGTATCGATGAGCTTACCTCTAGTGTAGGTTTGCGTAGCTCTCTCAGACCTACACCCCTAACCGCTACAGAGCCAGCACAGATTGCTCCTTTGTTGGGAAACATACAGTGGAATCAGAGTGCCCCGTGGAATAATCAGACTCCTACCGACAATCAAGGAGAGCATATGCCAGTCGGTTGTGTCGCAACCGCCTATACGCAGGTGATGCGTTATTATCAGTGGCCTACGCAAGGTGAGGGATCTTTCTCCTATACGGAAGAAAGAAGTAACCGCCAGCATAGTGTAGACTACGGGGCTACTACGTATGACTGGGCGCATATGCCTGAGCGGTATAACGACCCATCGTCTGCGACCTCTGAGGAGACCCAAGCACTCTCTACGCTTGCCTACCATGCTGGTGTCGCTGTCGAGATGATGTACGCACCCAGTGGTAGTGGCTCCTATACGCCCCTTGTAGCACGAGCTTTGGCAGATCACTTCCGCTATGACAAGAGGGTGAGCTTCAAGAGTCGAAGCAATTATACTCAGTCCTCTTGGGAGCAGATGCTACGTGCCGAGCTGATAGCCGCTCGTCCTGTAGTCTATAGTGGTACTGGTAGTGGCGGTGGTCATGCTTTTGTCTGTGATGGTTACGATATGGAGGGACTCTTTCATATCAATTGGGGCTGGGGAGGCATGAGCGATGGCTACTTCAACCTCAACTACCTGGTCCCTTCAGACCTAGGCATCGGTGGTGGAGCCGGTGGTGGCTTTAGCCTAGGGCAGGGAGCGGTCATCGGGATTAAGCCTGATCGTACGGGTACCTCTCAGCGGACGGCGTCTTCCGTAGTCACCACTTGGCGCTTCAGTATGCGCTTTGACGAAGGCACACTAGACGCCACTGCAAACTACGAAGTATTTCTCGCAGACGATGCGACACCTTATGATGACCTCATTACCTATGGTGTCACACGTCTAGGCTCTGCCGATACGACTTACCTAGATCAGTATGCACTCAATGCACATATAGAGACTCTCTATAATGGTGCAAATGTTGAATCTCAAAGACTCCAGCTCAGTCGCTATATAAACGAGGGTACGTGGGACTTCTTCCTCGCCTATCGAGCTAAAGACGCAGCTGGTTCTGCTTCGTGGAGACCTTGTGGGCAGCATGAGCGTGCCAAGGATCAGTATCGTCGCACCTTCACCATCTCACGAGAGAGCGATGGCTCCTATACAGTTACCGAAGATGCTAGCTCCAATCAATCTAAGCTAGAGTTCGTTGCAGGATCTGATCAGAACCGTATCGTAGGCTATGAAAAGAGTCAAGTCTCCCTCCAGCTACGAAATACGGGACGCTTTGAGTACTTTAATCAGTTATACCTCTTCGCAAGAAAGGCGGGCGAAAATCAGTATCAACCGCTCCTCAATATCCTACCAGCCATTGAGGCTGGAGGTCAGGAGCGTGTGACCTTTGACATAGATCGCTTCCCCTATGGCTCAGGAGATGTAGAGCTAGAGGTGGGCTATTTCGTGGGAGGGAGCTTTACCTCTGTTTGGTCTAATACGGTTTCCATTCAGCCAGCTACCGAGGTACGCACGGCTTACGTCCTCTCATCGGATCAGCCCGTCACAGCCAACCTATCTACTGGAGACCTCTCACAGATACGCATACGCAATGTCGGGACGACAACGCCTTCTTCGCAAGGTCGCTTTTTCTATCGCTGGGAGCTTAGCAAGGGTGATAATAAGCAAAGCACTCGGTGGACAAAAACAACTTCTATCCCAGCGGGAGACGAGGTCACCTTTACACCTAATCTAAAGGACGAGCTTCGTTATATCAATGCTAAGGTTGGCGATGAGCTCACCCTCACAGCGACCTTTATTGAGGTAAACGATGAGGGATCTCCAATTGGTCTCATCCCTATGCTAGAGCAGGGCTCACTCGCAGTCACCTGTACGAAAGACCTCATTGTTGGCGACGGCGTCATCACGATGACCACGGCGAAACCTGTCGGAGAGAGCATCAAGCTTTATTACGATGCAGATGGAGATGTCTCTATCGAGGGAGCAGAGGGCACCCCTAGACCAAGCGATTTTGTAGACTACAAACTCACCAATCAGCAAGTGACTATGCGTGGAGATATCACAGCATTGTATTGCTTTGAAAATAGATTGACAGATCTAGATGTTTCCCAATGTAGCTCTTTAAGTGTTCTTCTCTGCATTGCCAACGAGATCAAAGGGAAGTCAATGCTACAACTAGTCAATAGCTTGCCTGATCGCACAGGTCTAGAGAATGGACTCTTCGTTGTCTACTCAGACGGTTCTTTGGGACCAGACGACAATGTGTGTCTGAATAGTGATGTCGCCATAGCTAGGGCTAAGAATTGGGAAGTAGCTCAGGCAGTATGGGAAAACGGAAAACTGAAACTATACCGCTACGATGGCGAGGATCCGACAAAGACCTTTGCCGTAACGCTCACAAAGGATGGCGAAGGTACGCTCACAGCCATCGGAGCTGACGATCTCAACGCAGTCCCCTACGGTACGGAGCTCACAGTTGAAGCAACACCAGCCGAAGGCTACGTGTTGACCGCTCTAACGGCTAATGGCAAAGACATCCTAGCGACGAAGAAGCTGATCGTCAGGAAAGACACCGAGATCAAGGCAACCTTTGCGAAGGGCGACGGCGTCATCACGATGACCACGGCGAAATCTGTCGGAGAGAGCATTAGGCTTGCTTACTCTGCATATGGAGATGTCTCTATCGAGGGAGCAGAGGGCACTCCTAGACCAAATTATTATTATGTAGAGTACGCACTCACCAACCAGCAAATTACTTTGCGTGGATATATTACAGAATTGGATTGTTCTACGCAGCTATTGACAGATCTAGATGTTTCCCAGTGTAGCTCTTTAAGATTTCTTTTCTGCTCTGCCAACGAGATTAAAGGGGAGTCAATGCGACAACTGGTCAATAGCTTGCCTGATCGTACAGGGCTAGAGGGTGGCATCTTCGTTGTCTACTCAGACGGTTCTTTGGGGCCCGAAGGCAATGTGTGTCTGAAGAGCGATGTCGCCATAGCCAGGGCTAAGAATTGGGAAGCAAATCTGGCAAGAGTGGAAAACGGAAGGCTGTACCTATCCAGCTACGATGGCGTGGACCCAACAAAAACCTTTGCCGTAACGTTCGCGAAGGTAGGCAAAGGGACGCTCATAGCTACGGGAGCTGACGATCTCAACGCAGTCCCCTATGGTACGGAGCTCACAGTTGAAGCAACACCAGCCGAGGGCTACGAGTTGACTGCTTTAACGGCTTATGGCGAAGACATCCTAGCGACGAAGAAGCTGACCGTCAGGGAAGACACCGAGATCAAGGCAACCTTTACGAAGGTTGGCGACGGCGTCATCACGATGACCACGGCGAAATCTGTCGGAACGAGCATCCGTCTTGCCTACTGGGCAGACAGTGATGTCTCTATCGGGGGAGCTATTGGTGACCATAGATCATCGATCTCGGTTGACCTCACACTCACCAACCAGCAAGTGACTATGCGTGGAAATATCACAACATTGTATTGCAATGCAAATAGATTGACTGATATAGATGTTTCCCAGTGTAGCTCTTTAACAACTCTTCTCTGCTATGTCAACGAGATCAAAGGGAAGTCAATGCTACAACTAGTCAACAGCTTGCCTGATCGCACAGGGCTAGAGAATGGATTCATCATTGTCTCCTCAGACGGCTCTTTGGGGTCCGAAGGCAATGTGTGTCTGAAGAGCGATGTCGCCATAGCTAGGGCTAAGAATTGGGTAGTAGGTCTAGCAACAGTGGAAAACGGAAAGCTGGAAGTATACCGCTACGATGGCGAGGACCCGACAAAGACCTTTGCCGTAACGCTGACTCAGAGCGACAACGGTACCATCTCAGCCACTGGCGCAGACGATCTTAATGCCGTACTGGAGAGTACCGAGCTAACCATCACAGACAGCCCCAAGAGGGGTTACGAGCTGATCGCTCTAACGGCTAATGGCGAAGACATCCTAGCGACGAAGAAGCTGAGCGTCAGGGAAGACACCGAGATCAAGGCAACCTTTGCGAAGAAGAAGAACTACACCGTGACATTCACGAAGGAAGGTGAAGGGACGCTCACAGCTACGGGTGCGGACGATCTCAACGCAGTCCCCTACGGTACGGAGCTCACAGTCGAGGCTGCACCAGCCGAGGGCTACGAGTTGACTGCTCTGACGGCTAATGGCGAAGACATCCTAGCGACGAAGAAGCTGAGCGTCAGGGAAGACACCGAGATCAAGGCAACCTTTACGAAGAAGAGCTATACCGTGACATTTACGAAGGAAGGCGAAGGGACGCTCACAGCCACCGGCGCTGACGATCTCAACGCAGTCCCCTACGGTACGGAGCTCACAGTCGAGGCTGCACCAGCCGAGGGTTACGAGTTGACCGCTCTAACGGCTAATGGTGAAGACATCCTAAGCTCCAAGAAGTTCACCGTGAAGGAGACGGTTGAAGTGAAGGCAACCTTTACGAAGAAGACTTTTGCCGTAACGTTCACAAAGGAGGGCGAAGGTACGCTCACAGCCACCGGCGCTGACGATCTCAACGCAGTCCCCTACGGTACGGAGCTCACAGTCGAGGCTGCACCAGCCGAGGGCTACGAGCTGACCGCTCTGACGGCTAATGGCAAAGACATCCTAAGCTCCAAGAAATTCACCGTCCAGGGAGCCACCGAAGTGAAGGCAACCTTTACGAAGAAGACTTTCGCTGTCACCTTCGACAAGGAGGGTGAGGGTACGATCACCGCTACGGGTGCGAGCGACCTCAACGCAGTCGCTTACGGCACAGAGTTGACCATCAACGCTACACCTGCTACGGGCTACGAGCTAACAGCGCTTACTGCCAACGGCACGGACATCCTCGCTACGAAGAAGATCGTTGTCACGGATAATGTGACCGTCAAAGCGACCTTTGAGAAGAAGACGTTTGCAGTGACGCTGACGAGTAACGAGCATGGCGAGATCACGATCGTTGAGCCAGTAGACCTCAAGGCAGTGCCGTATGGTACGACTCTGACGGTGAAGGCTACGGGCAAGAATGCGCAGTGCGTCCTGACGGAGCTGACGGCCAACGGCGAGGATATCCTCGCTACAAAGAGCTTTGTGGTCACAGATGTGACGGAGGTCAAGGCGACGTTTGTGGATCATACGGGCGTGGAGACGACCGTCACGCAGCAGGTGAAGCTCTACCCGAACCCAGCGACTGACTATGTCATCGTGGAGGGTATAGCACCTGCTAGCGAAGTGACGCTGCACAGCATGACTGGCGAGCTACTGTGCGCTATGCAAGCAGATGCAGAGGGGCATCTACAGATTGACCTGACAGCTCTCAGCGATGGTGTCTACCTTCTCGTAGGCACTGGGTGGCAGGAGCGACTAGTGGTCAAGAAGTAG
- a CDS encoding T9SS type A sorting domain-containing protein produces the protein MTRRLHHWACVLLCTLLTTIGLQAEVTPSITNLPSESLRTGSDGVITMTTSGAVGEQIMLAVSPVEGQNVIAEGLKEPLVLDGTEHLYTLTSQTVTLRGNLTHLACDEMKDSSIPTGHRNQLTSLDVSGCKTLTYLDCSNNLLQSLDITHNEALTELFCMDNQLTSLDLSQARGLEMFACSGNALTQLNLSQCTNLVGLGVSRNQLTDIDVSQLKKLKFLECDDNQLTRLDVSHNGELQGLACYGNQIKDEAMTELVNGLPSRIGKDPHGQFVVVGEDAKADGNICLKSDVLIAKLKNWSVLTSDFRTEYDGEPDPAPNPNTPVGDGVITMTTSRAVGEQIMLAVSPVKGQNVIAEGLKEPLILDGTGHLYTLTSQTVTLRGNLTLLWCDGAVDMDTPPSHENQLTSLDINCETLTLLSCSGNPLTSLDLSHARALTTLACYENKLTQLDLSSCTKLTGLGVGENQLTHLDVSHNGELEILDCYGNQIKGEAMTELVNGLPDRRGKEPGIFQVIGMDAQTDGNICLKSDVAIAKGKNWSVQSFSGDYEGEDPTYSVTLTKEGEGTLTVTGADDLDAVPYDTELTVIATPAEGYELTALTANGTDILATKKFVVKGATEVKATFVDHTSVGEVGTETMRLYPNPAREYIIVEGTLPATLVTLYSMEGMRLYEDETDAEGTLRIDLSAYAEGTYLLRIADQIHRIIVQH, from the coding sequence ATGACAAGAAGACTACACCACTGGGCGTGCGTCCTACTCTGCACGCTACTCACCACGATAGGGCTACAAGCCGAGGTGACACCCTCTATTACCAACCTCCCCTCTGAGTCCCTCCGCACTGGTAGTGACGGTGTCATCACGATGACCACCTCTGGGGCAGTAGGCGAGCAGATTATGCTGGCGGTGAGTCCCGTCGAGGGGCAGAATGTCATCGCTGAGGGTCTCAAGGAGCCGCTGGTACTCGATGGCACGGAGCATCTCTATACGCTCACGAGCCAGACAGTCACCCTTCGGGGTAACCTTACACACCTAGCATGTGATGAGATGAAAGATTCAAGTATCCCAACTGGTCATAGGAATCAATTGACCAGTTTGGATGTGTCAGGATGTAAGACGTTGACTTACCTCGACTGCTCCAACAATCTCCTCCAGAGCTTGGACATTACGCACAACGAAGCTCTTACCGAGCTATTCTGTATGGACAATCAGCTGACCAGTCTAGACCTGTCACAGGCTCGTGGCTTGGAGATGTTCGCTTGCAGTGGCAATGCATTGACACAGCTAAATCTGTCTCAGTGTACTAATCTAGTGGGTCTAGGAGTAAGTCGTAACCAACTGACCGACATAGATGTGTCGCAACTCAAGAAGTTGAAATTCCTCGAGTGTGACGATAACCAGCTGACCCGCCTTGATGTGTCGCACAATGGTGAGTTGCAGGGTCTTGCTTGTTATGGTAATCAGATTAAAGATGAGGCGATGACAGAGCTAGTCAATGGTCTACCTAGTCGCATAGGCAAGGACCCTCATGGTCAGTTTGTCGTAGTAGGAGAGGATGCTAAGGCAGATGGCAATATATGTCTCAAGAGTGATGTACTCATTGCTAAGCTTAAGAACTGGAGTGTCCTAACCAGCGATTTCAGAACCGAATACGATGGGGAACCTGATCCTGCTCCTAATCCTAACACTCCAGTCGGTGACGGTGTCATCACGATGACCACCTCTAGGGCAGTAGGCGAGCAGATTATGCTGGCGGTGAGTCCCGTCAAGGGGCAGAATGTCATCGCTGAGGGTCTCAAGGAGCCGCTGATACTCGATGGCACGGGGCATCTCTATACGCTCACGAGCCAGACAGTCACCCTCCGGGGTAACCTGACACTCCTATGGTGTGATGGTGCTGTAGATATGGATACGCCCCCCTCGCATGAGAATCAGTTGACGAGCTTAGACATAAACTGCGAGACGCTTACACTGTTGTCCTGTTCGGGTAATCCGCTGACCAGTCTAGACCTGTCACATGCTCGTGCATTGACTACCTTGGCGTGTTATGAAAATAAACTGACGCAACTCGATCTTTCTTCGTGTACTAAGCTGACTGGATTAGGTGTCGGGGAGAACCAGCTGACCCACCTTGATGTGTCACATAATGGCGAATTGGAGATCCTTGATTGCTATGGTAATCAGATCAAGGGTGAGGCGATGACAGAGCTAGTCAATGGTCTACCCGATCGTAGGGGCAAGGAGCCTGGCATATTTCAAGTTATAGGCATGGATGCTCAGACAGATGGCAATATATGTCTCAAGAGTGACGTAGCCATCGCCAAGGGTAAGAATTGGAGTGTCCAGTCCTTCTCTGGCGACTACGAGGGAGAAGACCCTACCTACAGCGTCACGCTCACGAAGGAAGGAGAGGGTACCCTCACAGTCACAGGAGCAGACGACCTCGATGCAGTACCCTACGATACGGAGCTTACCGTCATTGCTACTCCAGCTGAGGGGTACGAGCTTACGGCACTTACTGCCAATGGCACAGACATCCTCGCTACGAAGAAGTTCGTTGTAAAGGGTGCTACCGAAGTGAAGGCCACCTTTGTCGATCATACCTCTGTCGGGGAAGTAGGTACAGAGACTATGCGCCTCTACCCCAATCCTGCTAGAGAGTACATTATCGTAGAGGGTACACTCCCCGCTACATTAGTGACCTTATATAGTATGGAGGGTATGCGCCTCTACGAGGATGAGACCGATGCCGAGGGGACGCTTCGCATAGATCTCTCTGCTTATGCTGAGGGTACTTACCTCCTCCGCATAGCCGACCAAATACACCGTATCATAGTCCAGCACTAA